A window of the Helianthus annuus cultivar XRQ/B chromosome 4, HanXRQr2.0-SUNRISE, whole genome shotgun sequence genome harbors these coding sequences:
- the LOC110937587 gene encoding E3 ubiquitin-protein ligase TRAIP isoform X2, translated as MIGSCNDSTQPFAKTLCSICYEDLKPIVEDLQAISICGHVFHELCIQQWFEYCSKGKKKCPICKQTCSAANVSRLYFQSLGDISSSNLSQKPQTHKEDTEELKLEVKRLEGKISKLSLALESRENDLNNLKNELSVCKEQLKKETSLKKEVMDQNDTINSLLQSKTQELNKSKLKLVKLQESKEGLAKELAALKLVSDLDLKDDKIGKLASLGTEPHSKENVDRLVKCLVAHNRDHKELMTKYKTLGMDDACSREELEKAKEKLKDLEKLKKKLLKLETVKEMKDNEGLRAPKASKMVKDSLNDTLTPQDTINEPDVHLRKPKRLRVTENIIKSANKDGTSSCIIIDDDDDDDAHTPKVSTSLESLSYDSVLQPTNRAKTNDDVAFVHEIKQDKHLSNNTNESSLPALSSQREVCFTPGLLGPDGTGSYLGKWCKRGQNKGSKASSISTQSNDSRGSLLSARSSKLGAKTSSLQSEGCLRIGHFFSKAGQ; from the exons ATGATCGGGTCCTGCAATGATTCAACACAACCATTCGCCAAAACCCTGTGTTCAATCTGCTACGAAGATCTCAAACCCATCGTTGAAGATCTTCAAGCAATTTCAATTTGTGGTCACGTCTTCCATGAACTCTG CATACAACAATGGTTCGAGTACTGCTCAAAAGGGAAGAAAAAATGTCCGATTTGCAAGCAAACATGTTCAGCAGCTAACGTGAGCCGGCTCTATTTTCAGTCACTAGGTGATATAAGTTCCTCTAATCTCTCTCAAAAACCGCAAACTCACAAAGAAGACACAGAGGAACTTAAATTAGAAGTCAAGAGACTTGAGGGGAAGATTAGCAAGCTCAGTTTAGCTTTAGaaagtcgagaaaatgatttaaataacCTTAAAAATGAG TTGTCTGTGTGCAAGGAGCAGTTGAAGAAAGAAACATCATTGAAAAAGGAAGTCATGGATCAAAACGACACAATTAATAGCTTACTTCAGTCGAAAACGCAG GAACTAAATAAATCAAAACTGAAGCTCGTTAAGTTGCAGGAGAGTAAAGAGGGTTTGGCCAAAGAACTCGCTGCGCTCAAATT GGTCTCTGATTTGGACTTGAAAGACGACAAGATAGGCAAACTCGCTTCTTTGGGTACGGAGCCTCACAGCAAAGAAAATGTGGATAGACTAGTGAAGTGTTTGGTTGCTCACAACAG GGACCATAAAGAACTGATGACCAAATACAAAACTCTGGGGATGGATGATGCATGTTCTCGTGAAGAGCTTGAAAAAGCTAAAGAGAAACTAAAAGATTTAGAAAAATTGAAG AAAAAACTTCTAAAATTGGaaaccgttaaggaaatgaaagACAATGAAGGCTTGAGAGCTCCTAAAGCTTCAAAAATGGTAAAAGATTCTCTTAATGACACATTGACGCCACAAGACACAATAAATGAACCTGATGTTCATCTTCGAAAACCAAAGAGGTTAAGAGTGACCGAGAATATTATAAAAAGTGCCAATAAAGATGGTACTAGTTCTTGCATTATaattgatgatgatgacgacgacgACGCGCACACACCAAAGGTTTCAACTTCTCTTGAATCCCTGTCATATGATTCAGTCCTTCAGCCTACTAATCGGGCTAAAACTAATGATGATGTGGCATTTGTTCATGAGATTAAGCAAGATAAGCACCTTTCTAACAACACAAATGAATCGTCTTTACCGGCTCTGAGTTCTCAAAGAG AAGTTTGTTTTACTCCTGGACTGCTTGGTCCAGATGGAACAGGAAGCTATTTGGGAAAATGGTGCAAAAGGGGTCAGAATAAGGGTTCTAAGGCTTCTTCAATATCAACACAATCAAAT GACTCTAGGGGATCATTGCTTTCTGCTAGAAGTAGCAAGCTTGGGGCCAAAACAAGTAGTTTGCAATCTGAAGGGTGCTTGCGGATCGGTCACTTTTTTAGTAAAGCAGGTCAATAG
- the LOC110937587 gene encoding E3 ubiquitin-protein ligase TRAIP isoform X1: MIGSCNDSTQPFAKTLCSICYEDLKPIVEDLQAISICGHVFHELCIQQWFEYCSKGKKKCPICKQTCSAANVSRLYFQSLGDISSSNLSQKPQTHKEDTEELKLEVKRLEGKISKLSLALESRENDLNNLKNELSVCKEQLKKETSLKKEVMDQNDTINSLLQSKTQELNKSKLKLVKLQESKEGLAKELAALKLVSDLDLKDDKIGKLASLGTEPHSKENVDRLVKCLVAHNRDHKELMTKYKTLGMDDACSREELEKAKEKLKDLEKLKKKLLKLETVKEMKDNEGLRAPKASKMVKDSLNDTLTPQDTINEPDVHLRKPKRLRVTENIIKSANKDGTSSCIIIDDDDDDDAHTPKVSTSLESLSYDSVLQPTNRAKTNDDVAFVHEIKQDKHLSNNTNESSLPALSSQRAEVCFTPGLLGPDGTGSYLGKWCKRGQNKGSKASSISTQSNDSRGSLLSARSSKLGAKTSSLQSEGCLRIGHFFSKAGQ; this comes from the exons ATGATCGGGTCCTGCAATGATTCAACACAACCATTCGCCAAAACCCTGTGTTCAATCTGCTACGAAGATCTCAAACCCATCGTTGAAGATCTTCAAGCAATTTCAATTTGTGGTCACGTCTTCCATGAACTCTG CATACAACAATGGTTCGAGTACTGCTCAAAAGGGAAGAAAAAATGTCCGATTTGCAAGCAAACATGTTCAGCAGCTAACGTGAGCCGGCTCTATTTTCAGTCACTAGGTGATATAAGTTCCTCTAATCTCTCTCAAAAACCGCAAACTCACAAAGAAGACACAGAGGAACTTAAATTAGAAGTCAAGAGACTTGAGGGGAAGATTAGCAAGCTCAGTTTAGCTTTAGaaagtcgagaaaatgatttaaataacCTTAAAAATGAG TTGTCTGTGTGCAAGGAGCAGTTGAAGAAAGAAACATCATTGAAAAAGGAAGTCATGGATCAAAACGACACAATTAATAGCTTACTTCAGTCGAAAACGCAG GAACTAAATAAATCAAAACTGAAGCTCGTTAAGTTGCAGGAGAGTAAAGAGGGTTTGGCCAAAGAACTCGCTGCGCTCAAATT GGTCTCTGATTTGGACTTGAAAGACGACAAGATAGGCAAACTCGCTTCTTTGGGTACGGAGCCTCACAGCAAAGAAAATGTGGATAGACTAGTGAAGTGTTTGGTTGCTCACAACAG GGACCATAAAGAACTGATGACCAAATACAAAACTCTGGGGATGGATGATGCATGTTCTCGTGAAGAGCTTGAAAAAGCTAAAGAGAAACTAAAAGATTTAGAAAAATTGAAG AAAAAACTTCTAAAATTGGaaaccgttaaggaaatgaaagACAATGAAGGCTTGAGAGCTCCTAAAGCTTCAAAAATGGTAAAAGATTCTCTTAATGACACATTGACGCCACAAGACACAATAAATGAACCTGATGTTCATCTTCGAAAACCAAAGAGGTTAAGAGTGACCGAGAATATTATAAAAAGTGCCAATAAAGATGGTACTAGTTCTTGCATTATaattgatgatgatgacgacgacgACGCGCACACACCAAAGGTTTCAACTTCTCTTGAATCCCTGTCATATGATTCAGTCCTTCAGCCTACTAATCGGGCTAAAACTAATGATGATGTGGCATTTGTTCATGAGATTAAGCAAGATAAGCACCTTTCTAACAACACAAATGAATCGTCTTTACCGGCTCTGAGTTCTCAAAGAG CAGAAGTTTGTTTTACTCCTGGACTGCTTGGTCCAGATGGAACAGGAAGCTATTTGGGAAAATGGTGCAAAAGGGGTCAGAATAAGGGTTCTAAGGCTTCTTCAATATCAACACAATCAAAT GACTCTAGGGGATCATTGCTTTCTGCTAGAAGTAGCAAGCTTGGGGCCAAAACAAGTAGTTTGCAATCTGAAGGGTGCTTGCGGATCGGTCACTTTTTTAGTAAAGCAGGTCAATAG